Proteins encoded by one window of Micromonospora coxensis:
- a CDS encoding NAD(P)-dependent oxidoreductase produces MVRILLVGATGGTGQAVRELAPAVGHEVVALVRDPAVTRLPGARVTHGDARDPEALARALAGIDAVVSCLGVRLGQQPGTVRSAGTAALVAAMTASGVRRLVSVSTVGVGESVAAQSRTARLLWPLLVGAERLAEAERAEAAVRGSDLDWTIVRPPRLVDGPDTPVTVGVDVATGLRSQLSRAALARTLLDLLDTGAHRRGCVTVTRG; encoded by the coding sequence ATGGTGAGGATACTTCTGGTGGGCGCGACCGGTGGGACCGGTCAGGCGGTGCGGGAGCTGGCCCCGGCGGTCGGGCACGAGGTGGTGGCGCTGGTACGCGATCCGGCGGTGACCCGGCTGCCCGGCGCGCGCGTGACGCACGGCGACGCGCGTGACCCCGAGGCGCTCGCGCGGGCGCTGGCCGGCATCGACGCGGTCGTCAGCTGCCTGGGCGTACGACTCGGGCAGCAACCGGGCACCGTCCGGTCGGCGGGCACCGCCGCCCTGGTCGCGGCGATGACCGCGAGCGGGGTGCGCCGTCTGGTCAGCGTGTCCACCGTCGGCGTCGGCGAGAGCGTCGCGGCGCAGAGCCGCACCGCCCGGCTGCTGTGGCCCCTCCTCGTCGGCGCCGAGCGGCTGGCCGAGGCCGAACGTGCCGAGGCGGCGGTGCGCGGCAGCGACCTGGACTGGACGATCGTGCGCCCACCCCGACTGGTCGACGGTCCCGACACGCCCGTCACCGTCGGCGTCGACGTGGCGACCGGGCTGCGCTCGCAGCTGTCGCGCGCGGCGCTGGCCCGTACGCTGCTGGACCTGCTCGACACGGGCGCGCACCGGCGCGGCTGCGTGACCGTCACCCGAGGCTGA
- a CDS encoding RNA polymerase-binding protein RbpA has product MGERMLRGSRLGAVSYESDRNTELAPRQTREYLCAKGHQFEVPFAVDAEVPTTWECKFDGSVARLVDGTEPEQKKAKPPRTHWDMLLERRSIAELEDILAERLQEVRTRRGRA; this is encoded by the coding sequence ATGGGCGAGCGCATGCTGCGCGGAAGCCGTCTGGGCGCGGTCAGCTACGAATCCGACCGCAACACGGAGCTCGCGCCGCGTCAGACCCGCGAGTACCTGTGCGCCAAGGGCCACCAGTTCGAGGTGCCGTTCGCCGTCGACGCCGAGGTCCCCACGACCTGGGAGTGCAAGTTCGACGGCAGTGTCGCCCGGCTGGTCGACGGCACCGAGCCGGAGCAGAAGAAGGCGAAGCCGCCGCGTACCCACTGGGACATGCTGCTGGAGCGCCGCTCCATCGCCGAGCTGGAGGACATCCTCGCCGAGCGGCTGCAGGAGGTCCGCACCCGCCGCGGCCGCGCCTGA
- a CDS encoding peptide MFS transporter gives MSGDAPVDARRPGGKTFFGHPRALSTLFLTEMWERFSFYGMRAILVLYLTAAVAEDGLGLRESTANAVYGTYNAMVYLMALPGGWVADRLIGARRSVLAGGVVIAAGHYVMAIPTRWSVFAGMALIVLGTGLLKPNISTMVGDLYDRDSPRRDAGFSLFYMGINLGAFIAPLVCGFLGEKINWHLGFAAAAVGMTFGVLQYVLGRRHLGDAGDRPADPLLGADRRRALRRIGVGALALALLLAALAVAGLFTVNSVVNLLTVATVVITIGYFARILTDREISGTERLRMKAYLWLFVFAASFWLIYDQAGSVLNIFAADNTDRDVLGFTFPASWLQSVNPILIIVGAPLAAWLWLRLGHRVSTPVKFAVGLVLNGLSFVLMAAAAQAAVGGDLVSPWWLIAVYAIQVAGELSLSPVGLSATTKLAPVKYASQMMGLWFLATAVGDAIGGQVARLAETWPEPTYFLTFGLASVALGLGAVMAGRHVSRLMAGIH, from the coding sequence ATGAGCGGTGACGCGCCGGTCGACGCCCGACGGCCCGGCGGGAAGACCTTCTTCGGTCACCCGCGGGCGCTGTCGACCCTGTTCCTCACCGAGATGTGGGAGCGGTTCAGCTTCTACGGCATGCGGGCCATCCTGGTGCTGTACCTGACCGCGGCGGTCGCCGAGGACGGCCTGGGCCTGCGCGAGTCCACCGCCAACGCCGTCTACGGCACCTACAACGCCATGGTGTACCTGATGGCGCTGCCCGGCGGGTGGGTCGCCGACCGGCTGATCGGCGCGCGCCGCAGCGTGCTGGCCGGCGGCGTGGTCATCGCCGCCGGGCACTACGTGATGGCGATCCCCACCCGGTGGAGCGTCTTCGCCGGCATGGCCCTGATCGTGCTCGGCACCGGCCTGCTCAAACCGAACATCTCGACCATGGTCGGCGACCTGTACGACCGCGACTCGCCGCGGCGCGACGCCGGCTTCTCCCTCTTCTACATGGGCATCAACCTGGGCGCGTTCATCGCCCCACTGGTCTGCGGCTTCCTCGGCGAGAAGATCAACTGGCACCTGGGCTTCGCCGCCGCCGCGGTCGGCATGACCTTCGGCGTGCTGCAGTACGTCCTCGGCCGGCGCCACCTCGGCGACGCCGGTGACCGCCCCGCCGACCCGCTGCTCGGCGCCGACCGCCGCCGCGCGCTGCGACGCATCGGCGTCGGCGCGCTGGCGCTGGCGCTGCTGCTCGCCGCGCTCGCCGTCGCCGGGCTGTTCACCGTCAACAGCGTGGTCAACCTGCTCACCGTCGCCACCGTCGTGATCACCATCGGCTACTTCGCCCGGATCCTCACCGACCGGGAGATCAGCGGCACCGAACGGCTGCGGATGAAGGCGTACCTGTGGCTGTTCGTCTTCGCCGCCTCGTTCTGGCTGATCTACGACCAGGCCGGCTCGGTGCTGAACATCTTCGCCGCCGACAACACCGACCGCGACGTGCTCGGCTTCACCTTTCCCGCCTCGTGGCTGCAGTCGGTCAACCCGATCCTGATCATCGTCGGGGCGCCGCTGGCCGCCTGGCTGTGGCTGCGCCTGGGCCACCGGGTCTCCACCCCGGTGAAGTTCGCCGTCGGCCTGGTCCTCAACGGCCTGTCGTTCGTGCTGATGGCCGCCGCCGCGCAGGCCGCCGTCGGCGGCGACCTGGTCTCCCCGTGGTGGCTGATCGCCGTGTACGCCATCCAGGTCGCCGGTGAGCTCTCGCTGAGCCCGGTCGGCCTGTCCGCCACCACCAAGCTCGCCCCGGTCAAGTACGCCAGCCAGATGATGGGCCTGTGGTTCCTCGCCACCGCCGTCGGCGACGCGATCGGCGGCCAGGTGGCCCGGCTGGCCGAGACCTGGCCCGAACCGACGTACTTCCTGACCTTCGGGCTGGCCTCGGTGGCGCTGGGCTTGGGCGCGGTGATGGCCGGCCGGCACGTCTCCCGGCTGATGGCCGGCATCCACTGA
- a CDS encoding molybdopterin-containing oxidoreductase family protein, with protein MAPTTSVHPGACPLDCPDTCAWQLTVTDGRAVALRGDPGHPFTRGALCGKVNRYLDVVNGPDRLTTPLVRVGPKGVGPVSYRPASWDEAVARVADGLRAGIDRHGPESVLPYYFAGTMGLVQGWTMGPRLFAHLGASRLRTTICTAAARAALASIYGGSVGFEPESIVEAKLIVLWGANLLSTNLHHWPFVAEARRRGAYVVTVDPLRTDTAARSDEHVAPLPGTDAALALGLMRHIRDLGAADTEWLAAHTTGWERLRARLDEWPVDRAAAECGLDVDVLRRLGERIATTRPTAIRVGLGLQRHAGAGQAIRAIAAIALVTGDFRHPGGGALVTTSGHHRIDPDRVARPADMPAPPARSINMSRLAAALTGEVDPPVSALVVFDANPVATVPDQNRLRQGLGRADLFTVVLEQRWTDTCDFADVVLPATMQPEHLDLHTSYGHHYATLNLPATVAPGQALPNTEIFRRIAAALGLAHPRLRDSDTDLVRQLLDGSGVSYEELERATYARATGVEVGTAPYAKGGFPTRDGRARLYDPQLTAQGVDPLVGYTPPAEAGDTDLARRFPLALISPAGRYLMNSTFASQPWHLRRSGPPRIHLHPDDAAARGLADGDTARVHNDRGEFLATVAVDDATRPGLAFTYKAYWARLSPGGSTVNAVTAVRDTDLGGGPTFHDTRVEVRAVPAQPA; from the coding sequence ATGGCCCCCACCACGAGCGTGCACCCCGGCGCCTGCCCACTGGACTGCCCGGACACCTGCGCCTGGCAGCTCACCGTCACCGACGGCCGGGCCGTGGCATTGCGCGGCGACCCCGGGCACCCGTTCACCCGGGGCGCGCTGTGCGGCAAGGTCAACCGCTACCTCGACGTGGTCAACGGCCCCGACCGGCTCACCACCCCGCTGGTGCGGGTCGGCCCGAAGGGCGTCGGCCCGGTGTCGTACCGGCCGGCGAGCTGGGACGAGGCGGTGGCCCGGGTCGCCGACGGGCTGCGCGCCGGCATCGACCGGCACGGCCCGGAATCGGTGCTGCCGTACTACTTCGCCGGCACCATGGGCCTGGTGCAGGGCTGGACGATGGGACCACGGCTCTTCGCCCACCTCGGGGCGTCCCGGCTGCGCACCACCATCTGCACCGCCGCCGCCCGGGCCGCCCTCGCCTCGATCTACGGCGGGTCCGTCGGCTTCGAACCGGAGTCGATCGTCGAGGCGAAGCTGATCGTGCTGTGGGGGGCGAACCTGCTCTCGACCAACCTGCACCACTGGCCGTTCGTGGCCGAGGCCCGCCGCCGCGGCGCGTACGTGGTGACCGTCGACCCGCTGCGCACCGACACCGCCGCCCGCAGCGACGAGCACGTCGCCCCGCTGCCCGGCACCGACGCCGCCCTCGCCCTCGGGCTGATGCGCCACATCCGCGACCTCGGCGCCGCCGACACCGAGTGGCTCGCCGCGCACACCACCGGCTGGGAGCGGCTGCGGGCCCGACTGGACGAGTGGCCGGTCGACCGGGCCGCCGCCGAGTGCGGCCTCGACGTCGACGTGCTGCGCCGCCTCGGCGAACGGATCGCCACCACCCGTCCCACCGCCATCCGGGTCGGGCTCGGCCTGCAACGGCACGCCGGCGCCGGGCAGGCGATCCGGGCGATCGCGGCCATCGCGCTGGTCACCGGCGACTTCCGCCACCCCGGCGGCGGCGCCCTGGTCACCACCAGCGGGCACCACCGCATCGACCCCGACCGGGTGGCCCGCCCCGCCGACATGCCCGCCCCGCCGGCCCGGTCGATCAACATGAGCCGGCTCGCCGCCGCGCTGACCGGCGAGGTCGACCCGCCGGTCAGCGCCCTGGTCGTCTTCGACGCCAACCCCGTCGCCACCGTCCCCGACCAGAACCGGCTCCGGCAGGGCCTGGGCCGCGCCGACCTGTTCACCGTGGTGCTGGAGCAGCGCTGGACCGACACCTGCGACTTCGCCGACGTGGTGCTGCCGGCCACCATGCAGCCCGAACACCTCGACCTGCACACCTCCTACGGCCACCACTACGCCACCCTCAACCTGCCGGCGACCGTCGCGCCGGGGCAGGCGCTGCCCAACACCGAGATCTTCCGGCGCATCGCCGCCGCCCTCGGCCTGGCGCACCCCCGGCTGCGCGACAGCGACACCGACCTGGTCCGGCAACTGCTCGACGGCAGCGGCGTCAGCTACGAGGAGCTGGAGCGGGCCACGTACGCGCGGGCCACCGGCGTCGAGGTCGGCACCGCCCCGTACGCCAAGGGCGGCTTCCCCACCCGCGACGGGCGGGCCCGGCTGTACGACCCGCAGCTCACCGCGCAGGGCGTCGACCCGCTCGTCGGCTACACCCCGCCCGCCGAGGCCGGCGACACCGACCTGGCCCGCCGGTTCCCGCTGGCGCTGATCTCCCCGGCCGGCCGGTACCTGATGAACTCGACGTTCGCGTCGCAGCCGTGGCACCTGCGGCGCAGCGGCCCGCCCCGCATCCACCTGCACCCCGACGACGCCGCCGCCCGGGGCCTGGCCGACGGCGACACCGCCCGGGTGCACAACGACCGCGGCGAGTTCCTCGCCACCGTCGCCGTCGACGACGCCACCCGACCCGGACTGGCGTTCACCTACAAGGCGTACTGGGCGCGGCTGAGCCCCGGCGGCAGCACCGTCAACGCGGTCACCGCCGTCCGCGACACCGACCTCGGTGGCGGGCCCACCTTCCACGACACCCGCGTCGAGGTGCGGGCCGTCCCGGCTCAGCCGGCCTGA
- a CDS encoding coiled-coil domain-containing protein: MDAQPAPAETRPCAHCGREVPQRAGAGRPFRYCRDNDGACQRASRNSRMRHRNAPGLPGQVARTWEAVDRLDQIVETLTEALHAELSPVGVERQLAQVRAETAAQIAQAHTERDEARADAEAASADAARARQEARVAVADREAAEARARQADDRAAAAEEHAQRAETAAEAARRAAGAAEALRVQAERDRDAARHELRGLRAERDSERQRAADLSVARDAAHADAQRATAAAAEALARAEQAGADAAAARADADRHAGQARQARADAEAALRDRDAARASAERSREEAAATSARAREEVAAALGQRDAATAELAASRQVAAAVQARLAELEVRLRAAEADRDAAQRRAAQLADQVSDLATALARLGTPAQAG; encoded by the coding sequence ATGGACGCCCAGCCCGCACCCGCCGAGACCCGCCCCTGCGCGCACTGTGGACGGGAGGTGCCGCAGCGTGCCGGCGCGGGCCGGCCGTTCCGGTACTGCCGGGACAACGACGGCGCCTGCCAACGGGCGTCACGCAACTCGCGGATGCGCCACCGCAACGCCCCCGGCCTGCCCGGGCAGGTCGCGCGGACCTGGGAGGCGGTGGACCGGCTCGACCAGATCGTGGAGACGCTGACCGAGGCGCTGCACGCCGAACTGTCCCCGGTCGGGGTCGAGCGGCAGCTCGCCCAGGTCCGCGCCGAGACCGCCGCGCAGATCGCCCAGGCGCACACCGAACGCGACGAGGCCCGCGCCGACGCCGAGGCCGCGAGCGCCGACGCGGCGCGCGCCCGGCAGGAGGCCCGGGTCGCCGTCGCCGACCGGGAGGCCGCCGAGGCGCGGGCGCGGCAGGCCGACGACCGGGCCGCCGCCGCCGAGGAGCACGCGCAGCGGGCCGAGACCGCGGCCGAGGCCGCCCGCCGTGCCGCCGGCGCCGCCGAGGCGTTGCGGGTACAGGCCGAACGGGACCGCGACGCCGCCCGCCACGAGCTGCGCGGCCTGCGGGCGGAGCGGGACAGCGAGCGGCAGCGCGCCGCCGACCTGAGCGTGGCCCGCGACGCCGCCCACGCCGACGCGCAGCGGGCCACCGCCGCCGCGGCCGAGGCCCTGGCCCGCGCCGAGCAGGCGGGCGCCGACGCGGCGGCGGCACGCGCGGACGCCGACCGGCACGCCGGGCAGGCCCGGCAGGCCCGCGCCGACGCCGAGGCGGCGCTGCGGGACCGCGACGCCGCGCGGGCGAGCGCCGAGCGCAGCCGCGAGGAGGCCGCCGCGACGTCGGCGCGGGCGCGGGAGGAGGTGGCCGCCGCGCTCGGGCAGCGCGACGCGGCCACCGCGGAGCTGGCCGCGTCGCGGCAGGTCGCCGCCGCCGTCCAGGCCCGCCTGGCCGAGCTGGAGGTACGCCTGCGCGCGGCCGAGGCCGACCGCGACGCCGCCCAGCGTCGCGCCGCGCAGCTCGCCGACCAGGTCAGCGACCTGGCGACGGCGCTGGCCCGGCTCGGTACCCCGGCTCAGGCCGGCTGA
- a CDS encoding MFS transporter has product MSGPDQQVAALPRAPLLGFAAGSLGMGVWVTVPGLLLLYFLTDVLAVTPWLAGLALLLPKVADVLLHPWIGHRCDVEQARRGDRRRLLLLGCALPVAFAALFAVPGGLSGAPAAAWVALAFVAGNLLFAAYQVPYLATPADLRIGYHERTRLMAFRMVVLTLGILVSGLLAPLLAGGDTATRAGYQRMGMLLAVGMLAAMLVGVAGIARLRRTAAAPTAGHTGGWRALGAALRDRQFRWLVAAYLAMSTTTHLVLAGVPYYAEYELGRPGLTTVLVAAFVAPALLVTPGWLAVARRVGKQRALLVAQGAFAVGSLVLAVGRPAGLAVLVAAVAVLGVAFAGMQLLPFAMVPDVIRAGTGAAGTYTGVWTATEATGAALGPWAYALCLAAGGFVASAAGQSVVQPDSALAAIRWGFGLLPAAAMLLAVLLQRRYTLDGAARAADRPVGAAH; this is encoded by the coding sequence ATGAGCGGGCCCGACCAGCAGGTGGCCGCGCTGCCCCGCGCGCCGTTGCTCGGCTTCGCCGCCGGCTCGCTCGGCATGGGCGTCTGGGTCACCGTGCCCGGCCTGCTGCTGCTCTACTTCCTCACCGACGTGCTGGCGGTCACGCCGTGGCTGGCCGGTCTGGCGCTACTGCTGCCCAAGGTCGCCGACGTGCTGCTGCACCCGTGGATCGGGCACCGCTGCGACGTCGAGCAGGCCCGCCGGGGTGACCGGCGGCGGCTGCTGCTGCTCGGCTGCGCGCTGCCGGTCGCGTTCGCCGCGCTGTTCGCCGTGCCCGGCGGGCTCAGCGGCGCCCCGGCGGCGGCCTGGGTGGCCCTCGCCTTCGTCGCCGGCAACCTGCTCTTCGCCGCCTACCAGGTCCCCTACCTGGCCACCCCCGCCGACCTGCGGATCGGCTACCACGAGCGGACCCGGCTGATGGCCTTCCGGATGGTGGTGCTGACCCTCGGCATCCTCGTCTCCGGCCTGCTGGCACCGCTGCTGGCCGGCGGGGACACCGCCACCCGCGCCGGCTACCAGCGGATGGGGATGCTGCTGGCCGTCGGCATGCTCGCCGCCATGCTGGTCGGTGTCGCCGGCATCGCCCGGCTGCGCCGCACCGCCGCCGCGCCGACCGCCGGGCACACCGGTGGGTGGCGGGCGCTGGGCGCGGCCCTGCGGGACCGGCAGTTCCGCTGGCTGGTCGCCGCCTACCTGGCGATGTCGACCACCACCCACCTGGTGCTGGCCGGGGTGCCCTACTACGCCGAGTACGAACTGGGCCGTCCCGGGCTGACCACCGTGCTGGTGGCCGCGTTCGTCGCCCCGGCCCTGCTGGTCACCCCCGGCTGGCTGGCGGTGGCCCGCCGGGTCGGCAAGCAGCGCGCCCTGCTCGTCGCGCAGGGCGCGTTCGCCGTCGGCTCGCTGGTCCTCGCGGTGGGACGGCCGGCCGGGCTGGCGGTGCTCGTCGCCGCGGTGGCGGTGCTCGGCGTCGCGTTCGCCGGCATGCAACTGCTGCCGTTCGCGATGGTGCCGGACGTGATCCGCGCCGGCACCGGCGCCGCCGGCACCTACACCGGGGTGTGGACGGCGACCGAGGCCACCGGCGCGGCGCTGGGCCCGTGGGCGTACGCGCTGTGCCTGGCCGCCGGTGGGTTCGTCGCGTCCGCCGCCGGGCAGAGCGTCGTGCAGCCCGACTCGGCGCTGGCCGCGATCCGCTGGGGTTTCGGGTTGCTGCCCGCCGCGGCGATGCTGCTGGCGGTGCTGCTGCAACGCCGCTACACCCTCGACGGCGCGGCCCGCGCCGCGGACCGGCCGGTCGGCGCCGCGCACTAG
- a CDS encoding TetR/AcrR family transcriptional regulator, which produces MPRRRPGRPRRDQSRDTREAVLAAATTLFAQRGFDAVGLREVAAAAGVDVATVSHHTGTKAQLYDACFARVFAAERQALEAAAGNARAALEAGPAAALRALHDLVDVFVDFLEDRPETTALWLRRWLEPHRHAELDQRYAAPLYRLVTELLTAAAASGALVEPTPHVTVRSLVWAVHAHVVALAASDGSPARERREFRAFVHRLLDGLYGSSS; this is translated from the coding sequence ATGCCCCGCCGCCGACCGGGCCGGCCCCGCCGCGACCAGAGCCGCGACACCCGCGAGGCGGTGCTCGCCGCCGCGACCACACTCTTCGCCCAGCGGGGCTTCGACGCCGTCGGACTGCGGGAGGTCGCCGCCGCCGCCGGCGTCGACGTGGCCACCGTCTCGCACCACACCGGCACGAAGGCGCAGCTCTACGACGCCTGCTTCGCCCGGGTCTTCGCCGCCGAACGCCAGGCCCTGGAGGCGGCGGCCGGCAACGCCCGGGCGGCGCTGGAGGCCGGGCCGGCTGCGGCACTGCGGGCCCTGCACGATCTGGTGGACGTGTTCGTGGACTTCCTGGAGGACCGGCCGGAGACCACCGCGCTGTGGCTGCGCCGCTGGCTGGAACCGCACCGGCACGCCGAGTTGGACCAGCGCTACGCCGCGCCGCTGTACCGCCTGGTCACCGAGTTGCTCACCGCCGCCGCGGCCAGTGGCGCGCTGGTCGAGCCGACCCCGCACGTGACGGTGCGCAGCCTGGTGTGGGCGGTGCACGCCCACGTGGTGGCCCTGGCCGCCTCGGACGGCTCGCCGGCGCGGGAGCGGCGGGAGTTCCGCGCCTTCGTGCACCGCCTCCTCGACGGGCTGTACGGCAGCAGCTCTTGA
- a CDS encoding flavin-containing monooxygenase produces the protein MSAQPVVAVIGAGAAGLATLKALADARVPAVCFEAGDCVGGLWVFGAAGSPAYRTLHLNTSKARTQFADHPMPAHWPDYPDHTRVAGWLGDYADRFGLREAIRLRHVVDRVVPETGGRWQVHADTPDGPVRVTVDAVVVANGHNRAPKTPGVPTGTVRQMHSHAYRGPEQLAGRRVLVVGGGNSAMDIAVDASHAAARTLLSLRRGVWVVPKHLLGRPSDTLNGALARRLPWRLRQRISQRMLAATVGPPQRYGLPAPSHGFLQDHPTLSDGLLSRLTHGEIEVRPGVTGFDGDTVTFADGRSDEIDLVIWCTGYRVEVPFLDPALLGDGADTLPLYRHVFHPDVPGLTFVGLMQSTGAAFPLLEAQARLVAAHLAGTYALPDPARQHADIRAELRAAVDRWGERRPAMRVDFDAYLALLGRELTAGARRAARGEGVRFPGAPVRP, from the coding sequence ATGAGCGCGCAGCCGGTCGTGGCGGTCATCGGGGCGGGCGCCGCCGGGCTGGCCACCCTCAAGGCCCTCGCCGACGCCCGCGTGCCGGCGGTCTGCTTCGAGGCCGGCGACTGCGTCGGCGGGCTGTGGGTGTTCGGCGCGGCCGGGTCGCCGGCGTACCGCACGCTGCACCTGAACACCAGCAAGGCGCGCACCCAGTTCGCCGACCACCCGATGCCGGCGCACTGGCCCGACTACCCCGACCACACCCGCGTCGCCGGCTGGCTCGGCGACTACGCCGACCGCTTCGGCCTGCGCGAGGCGATCCGGCTGCGCCACGTCGTCGACCGGGTGGTCCCCGAGACCGGCGGCCGGTGGCAGGTGCACGCCGACACCCCCGACGGCCCGGTTCGCGTCACCGTCGACGCCGTCGTCGTCGCCAACGGGCACAACCGGGCGCCGAAGACCCCCGGGGTGCCCACCGGCACGGTGCGGCAGATGCACAGCCACGCCTACCGCGGCCCGGAGCAGCTCGCCGGCCGGCGGGTGCTCGTCGTCGGCGGCGGCAACTCGGCCATGGACATCGCCGTGGACGCCTCCCACGCCGCCGCCCGTACCCTGCTGTCGCTGCGCCGGGGCGTCTGGGTGGTGCCGAAGCACCTGCTCGGCCGCCCGTCGGACACCCTCAACGGGGCCCTGGCCCGCCGGCTGCCGTGGCGGCTGCGCCAGCGGATCAGCCAGCGGATGCTCGCCGCCACCGTCGGCCCACCGCAGCGCTACGGCCTGCCCGCCCCCAGCCACGGCTTCCTGCAGGACCATCCCACCCTCTCCGACGGGCTGCTGTCCCGACTCACCCACGGCGAGATCGAGGTCCGCCCCGGCGTCACCGGCTTCGACGGCGACACCGTCACCTTCGCCGACGGGCGCAGCGACGAGATCGACCTGGTGATCTGGTGCACCGGCTACCGGGTGGAGGTGCCGTTCCTCGACCCGGCGCTGCTCGGCGACGGCGCGGACACCCTGCCGCTGTACCGGCACGTCTTCCACCCCGACGTGCCCGGCCTGACGTTCGTCGGGCTGATGCAGTCCACCGGCGCCGCCTTCCCGCTGCTCGAGGCGCAGGCCCGGCTGGTCGCCGCGCACCTGGCCGGCACGTACGCGCTGCCCGACCCGGCGCGCCAGCACGCCGACATCCGCGCCGAACTGCGCGCCGCCGTCGACCGGTGGGGCGAGCGCCGGCCCGCCATGCGGGTCGACTTCGACGCGTACCTGGCGCTGCTGGGCCGGGAACTCACCGCCGGCGCCCGCCGCGCCGCCCGGGGCGAGGGCGTGCGCTTCCCCGGCGCGCCGGTGCGGCCGTGA
- a CDS encoding SDR family NAD(P)-dependent oxidoreductase, which produces MTGLRGRRVLVTGAQGTFGRHLCAALRAAGAEVVGLDRHPDTTAAVLGCDLTDPAAVAPAVRAAVDRLGGLDLLVNNAGVGGPAPAELPPDEAVRAQLEVNLLAAWRTTAAALPDLVAARGRVIFVASRMAVLPLPLAAAYGVSKRALVAYADALRLEVGTHVGVSVVYPSMVASPIHDSTARAGLSLSGVSRLEPVQGVVAAILRAATARRAPRDVATTGRGRLEMALARHAPALADRLVRRTVAARIAAGDLDGASLAAGMVRRHRDPGR; this is translated from the coding sequence GTGACCGGCCTGCGGGGCCGCCGGGTGCTCGTCACCGGCGCCCAGGGCACCTTCGGCCGGCACCTGTGCGCCGCGCTGCGCGCCGCCGGAGCCGAGGTCGTCGGCCTGGACAGGCACCCGGACACCACCGCCGCGGTGCTCGGCTGCGACCTGACCGACCCGGCCGCCGTGGCGCCGGCGGTACGCGCCGCCGTCGACCGGCTCGGCGGGCTGGATCTGCTGGTCAACAACGCCGGCGTCGGCGGGCCCGCCCCGGCGGAGCTGCCCCCGGACGAGGCGGTGCGGGCGCAGCTGGAGGTGAACCTGCTCGCCGCCTGGCGGACCACCGCCGCCGCCCTGCCCGACCTCGTCGCCGCCCGCGGGCGGGTGATCTTCGTGGCCAGCCGGATGGCCGTGCTGCCGCTGCCCCTCGCGGCGGCGTACGGGGTGAGCAAGCGGGCCCTCGTCGCGTACGCCGACGCGCTGCGCCTGGAGGTCGGCACCCACGTCGGGGTCAGCGTCGTCTACCCCAGCATGGTCGCCTCGCCGATCCACGACAGCACCGCCCGGGCCGGGCTGTCCCTGAGCGGGGTGTCCCGGCTGGAGCCGGTGCAGGGCGTGGTCGCGGCGATCCTGCGGGCGGCCACCGCCCGACGGGCGCCCCGCGACGTCGCCACCACCGGCCGGGGACGTCTGGAGATGGCCCTGGCCCGGCACGCGCCGGCGCTGGCCGACCGGCTCGTGCGGCGTACCGTCGCGGCGCGGATCGCCGCCGGTGACCTGGACGGCGCGTCGCTGGCGGCCGGCATGGTGCGCCGG